Proteins encoded by one window of Actinocorallia herbida:
- a CDS encoding MFS transporter, with protein MSATDAVHRTAVPDSSDDSPRLTPRLWGVLLVLSTVLFLDGLDTSMVGVTLPAIQADLGMSTSALQWIVSAYVLGYGGLLLLGGRTADLLGRRRVLLVALAVFAAASLLSVFTDSGTVLIATRFIKGLAAAFTAPAGLSILTTTFAEGPVRNKALGIYTVFGASGFSSGLILGGVLSTLDWRAVFLLPAPIALIALVAGWKLIPRSAERAEGGHDLLGAVTATAALLLLVFTLVSAPEAGWLSVRTLGSFALVVALAVAFVVTERRVRHPLVPLSIFRNGLLVRANLTAMTVFGSYAAFQFLAALYLQTVLGWSALEMALALLPAGLIVALSGPVMGRLITRYGPTRLVPLGMVAFVLAYTLFLRAGAEPDLGTVILPTAVLLGFGFALAFSSLNAQATTGVPDDEQGLASGLVQTSFQIGGAVVLAVTSAVVSRTPIEPHVLPSSFRPALLFVIAAVVLGLTAALSAWLRSPAPRAEAEPERVRELELVP; from the coding sequence ATGAGCGCTACCGACGCCGTGCACCGCACGGCCGTGCCCGACTCCTCCGATGACTCCCCTCGGCTCACCCCGCGCCTGTGGGGCGTGCTGCTCGTCCTGTCCACGGTCCTGTTCCTGGACGGGCTCGACACCTCGATGGTCGGCGTCACGCTGCCCGCCATCCAGGCCGACCTGGGCATGTCCACCTCAGCGCTCCAATGGATCGTCAGCGCCTACGTCCTGGGCTACGGCGGCCTGCTCCTGCTCGGCGGACGCACCGCCGATCTCCTCGGCCGCCGCCGCGTGCTGCTCGTCGCGCTCGCCGTGTTCGCCGCCGCGTCACTGCTCAGCGTCTTCACCGACAGCGGCACCGTGCTCATCGCCACCCGCTTCATCAAGGGGCTGGCCGCCGCGTTCACCGCGCCCGCAGGCCTGTCGATCCTCACCACGACCTTCGCCGAAGGCCCGGTGCGCAACAAGGCGCTGGGCATCTACACCGTCTTCGGCGCCAGCGGGTTCTCCTCCGGCCTGATCCTGGGCGGCGTCCTGTCCACCCTCGACTGGCGCGCGGTGTTCCTGCTGCCGGCCCCGATCGCGCTGATCGCCTTGGTGGCCGGCTGGAAGCTGATCCCGCGCTCCGCCGAGCGCGCCGAGGGCGGCCACGATCTGCTCGGCGCCGTCACCGCCACCGCCGCGCTGCTCCTGTTGGTGTTCACCCTGGTCAGCGCGCCAGAGGCGGGCTGGCTCTCGGTCCGCACGCTCGGCTCGTTCGCCCTGGTGGTCGCGCTGGCGGTCGCGTTCGTGGTCACCGAACGCCGGGTGCGCCACCCGCTGGTGCCGCTGTCGATCTTCCGCAACGGCCTGCTGGTCCGCGCGAACCTCACCGCGATGACGGTCTTCGGCTCCTACGCCGCCTTCCAGTTCCTCGCCGCCCTCTACCTCCAGACGGTGCTGGGCTGGTCGGCGCTGGAGATGGCGCTGGCGCTACTGCCCGCGGGCCTGATCGTGGCGCTGTCCGGGCCGGTCATGGGCCGGCTCATCACCCGGTACGGCCCGACGCGCCTGGTGCCGCTCGGCATGGTCGCCTTCGTGCTGGCCTACACGCTGTTCCTGCGGGCCGGCGCCGAGCCCGACCTCGGCACCGTCATCCTGCCCACGGCGGTGCTCCTGGGCTTCGGCTTCGCCCTGGCGTTCAGCTCGCTCAACGCCCAGGCCACCACCGGTGTCCCGGACGACGAGCAGGGCCTGGCCTCCGGCCTGGTGCAGACCTCCTTCCAGATCGGCGGCGCGGTGGTGCTGGCCGTGACCAGCGCGGTCGTCTCGCGCACTCCGATCGAGCCCCACGTGCTGCCCTCCAGCTTCCGTCCGGCGCTGCTGTTCGTCATCGCCGCGGTGGTGCTGGGACTGACGGCGGCGCTCAGCGCCTGGCTCAGGTCCCCGGCGCCCCGCGCCGAGGCCGAGCCAGAGCGGGTCCGGGAGCTGGAGTTGGTCCCATGA